A window of Limosilactobacillus sp. WILCCON 0051 genomic DNA:
AAATCAAACCGTCCTATTTCTCTTGCTGGTGCAAAAAGGATGCAACACAAAAATACCCCCAAGGTTGTGTTGCCAACTTTGGGGATACGGGTCAATGGCAGAAAATCGCCATTGCTTTTCATTTTATCTAATTTAGTTAAGCTGATTTTTAGTACCAGCCATGAGTCTGCCAGAATTGTTGAGCAGCCGTCCATGAGCCGTAACGACTGGCAACGTAACTGTCAGCAACCTTTTCCTGGTTTTCAGCTGAGTAGTCGCCATTCAGGTAAGAAGAACTCAATTGGTACTTACCGTAGTATTGACCATTTTGTGCGGTGTAGCTGCCGCCAGATTCTTTGTTGGCAATCCAAGCCTTAGCAGCTGCTTCGTCGCCACTGACCGTCGAAGTGTAGGACGTGGTCGTAGCCGTAGTAGTCGTGTTGGTGCTGTAAGTGTTGGCACTGTAAGTAGTTGCTTGAACTTGCGCACTTTGTTGTTGCGCAGCTTGGGCCTGGGCAGCAGCTTGAGAAGCAGCGGCTTGGGATGCGGCAGCTTGAGAAGCAGCAGCGTCACTGGCAGCCTGAGCAGCGGCAGCATCACTGGCAGCTTGTTCTGCACTGGTATCAGCAGCCGTTGACTGAGCGGCACTGTCAGCAGATTGCGCCGTGCTGTCTTGTGCCGTAGCCGTGTTTTCAGCCGTAGCACTTGGCAACGTAGCAGCTTGTTCTGAAGTTGCTGAGGATACTTCGCCATCGTCAGCGATAACCAGTTTTTGACCAACATAGATCAGGTTCTTGTTAGCGATGTTATTCTTGGATGCCAATTGGTCTACAAAGTCTAAGTTGTGACCCAGCTTAGCGGAAATTCCAGACAGCGTGTCGCCGGACTGAACCGTGTAAACCGTGTCGGCATTGGCAGTGATTGCCGTGCCAACCGTGCCCAAAGCTACGGCACCAGCAACGGCAGCAGAGATTTTAACAGCTTTCTTTGAAATTTTCATAAAATAGATTCATCCTTTTTTATCTGTAGTTCAGGTTTTTTGCTCTTTATCTTTATCAACGGTGAATACTATAACCCCTCAGCTTTACCGTGCAATTACCGGAATATCTCAAAAATCGCGAATTCTGTAAAAACGTGTAATGTAATCCGCTTTCATCCATAAACTTAGGCTGACCTAAACTCGTTATAAATCGCATTATAATGGTCTTGCATGAATCTGTTTTCACTACAGCCGAAAAATAGCCGATTTTGTAATATTTCAGAGTAAAAAAATTTTTATTTTTCATAAAAAAAGGCCATAAATCCTAAAATTTAGGAATTTATGACCTTGTTTGTGACAATTTTGTAATCTTTAATCGGCATTTTCAGTGCCAAAATCGTTTATTTTCCATTGATCGACAAATCCAATTCCAGCCTAAAACTATTTTTGACAACCAAACAAGACAAACCTGGCATTGTTTTACGGTAACCACTTGCCCAGTAATGGCTTGGTTGACGATTCAGCCGTGCAAAATCCTTCTAAATCAAGCCCTAACCGACCGAGCCTTCCATTTGAAAGTCAATCAAACGATTCAATTCCACCGCGTATTCCATTGGCAGCTGCTTGGTGAACGGTTCAATAAAACCCATGACGATCATTTTGGTTGCTTCTTCTTCGCTCAGCCCACGCGACATTAAATAGTAGAGTTCTTCTTCAGAAACTTTAGATACCTTGGCCTCATGCTCCATCGTTACGTCCCCGACCGCGACTTTATTATATGGAATCGTATCTGAACTTGAATCGTCGTCCATGATAATCGTGTCACATTCAACATGCGAGCTTGAGCCGTGCGCGTTTTCATCCATCTTAACCTCGCCGCGATAGTCACAGATGCCGCCTGCCCGACACAGTGATTTGGAAATAATCGTTGAATGCGTGTGCGGCGCCTGATGAATCATGCGGGCACCGGTATCCTGATCAATCGGACCATTGGCAAACGCAATCGACAGCATGGTTCCCTTAGCTTCACGCCCCCGCAGATAGATGCTGGGGTACTTCATCGTGACCTTGGAGCCCAGATTACCGTCAACCCATTCCATCGTAGCCCCGGCTTCGGCTTCAGCACGCTTGGTTTCCAGGCTGTAGACGTTGCTGGACCAATTTTGAATCGTCGTATAGCGGCAAAAGGCATTGGGATGCACAAACACCTCAACCACGGCCGCATGCAGACTGTCTTCAGAATAGACCGGTGCCGTGCAGCCTTCGACATAGTTAACGCTTGCGCCATCCTCAACCACGATCAGCGTCCGCTCAAACTGCCCCGTATTTTCGGCATTGATTCTAAAAAAGCTCTGCAGCGGCGCGTCAGCATGCACGCCCTTTGGTACATAGATAAACGTGCCGCCCGACCAGACCGCTGTATTCAGTGCCGTGAAAATATTGTCATCGGGATGAACCAGCGTCGCGAAATACTGTTTGACGATTTCGGGATGTTTTTGAACGGCCGTATCCGTATCCATGAAAATGATTCCTTGGCGTGAAAGATCCCGCTTTAGATTGGCATAAACGACCTCTGATTCATACTGTGCCGTTGCTCCCGCCAGATATTTACGCTCGGCTTCGGGAACGCCCATCTTTTCAAAAGTCGTTTTCATTGCTTGGGGCACGTCATCCCAGCTGCGCGCCACGTGATCGGTTGGCCGTTGGAAATAGCGCAGCTCATCCAGATTCAGCTGACTCAGATCAGGTCCAAAAGTCGGCAGCTTCATTTGACGATATTGATGGTAGGCATCCAGACGAATCTTCAGCATCCAGTCCGGCTCATGCTTGCGGCGTGAGATTTCACGAACCGTTTCTTCCGTCAGCCCGACTCCAGTTGAAAAGA
This region includes:
- a CDS encoding LysM domain-containing protein; protein product: MKISKKAVKISAAVAGAVALGTVGTAITANADTVYTVQSGDTLSGISAKLGHNLDFVDQLASKNNIANKNLIYVGQKLVIADDGEVSSATSEQAATLPSATAENTATAQDSTAQSADSAAQSTAADTSAEQAASDAAAAQAASDAAASQAAASQAAASQAAAQAQAAQQQSAQVQATTYSANTYSTNTTTTATTTSYTSTVSGDEAAAKAWIANKESGGSYTAQNGQYYGKYQLSSSYLNGDYSAENQEKVADSYVASRYGSWTAAQQFWQTHGWY
- the sufB gene encoding Fe-S cluster assembly protein SufB, with protein sequence MSDQASQQAADKAAIHEFASQHYQFGFHDDVKPIFSTGVGLTEETVREISRRKHEPDWMLKIRLDAYHQYRQMKLPTFGPDLSQLNLDELRYFQRPTDHVARSWDDVPQAMKTTFEKMGVPEAERKYLAGATAQYESEVVYANLKRDLSRQGIIFMDTDTAVQKHPEIVKQYFATLVHPDDNIFTALNTAVWSGGTFIYVPKGVHADAPLQSFFRINAENTGQFERTLIVVEDGASVNYVEGCTAPVYSEDSLHAAVVEVFVHPNAFCRYTTIQNWSSNVYSLETKRAEAEAGATMEWVDGNLGSKVTMKYPSIYLRGREAKGTMLSIAFANGPIDQDTGARMIHQAPHTHSTIISKSLCRAGGICDYRGEVKMDENAHGSSSHVECDTIIMDDDSSSDTIPYNKVAVGDVTMEHEAKVSKVSEEELYYLMSRGLSEEEATKMIVMGFIEPFTKQLPMEYAVELNRLIDFQMEGSVG